From Nitrospira sp.:
GGCTTGACCGAGTGCAGCTGACTCACCCTTCTTGGTCATCAGTTGTCCCGTAGCACTGACGGCCTGCATGCTGATGGCAAAATGTTTGGCTGCGTCACAGACGATCACACAGAGCTCGCAACCTTTGCAGCGATCAATCGTGACTTCCGCAACCATCTTACTAGTATTCAAGTCCAGGCAGTTCGCCTCCGGGCAATACATGATGCAGAGACGGCATCCCTTCTTGGCGGTACACTTTTCATCGATGACTTGCGCAACATTATACATGCAACGTCATTCCTTCTCTTAAGCAGCGACAGCTGGATTTCCGACTCGCAGCTCAACCTTGTTCTTGTCGGCCCATTCGCTGGCAATTTCGTACGCGGCTTTCACGGTGGCCAAGTTCTTGGCCAACAGCATTTCCTTCTTGGCAAATTTCTTCTTGATGGCCTCGTCCAGTGAAGCAGTTCCTCCTGAAGCCACAAACTTTTTCCCAAAGCGTTCCTGGAGCGCCCCATCAAGGGCTTCCATCGAGACACACTTGGTGATACCCGACACGGAGCCGATCATCGCCATATTCGTCGATAGCTCAGTGCCAGCCACTTCAATGGCTAACTCGGTGCCCGCGATGTAGAATACGGCCACGTTTAACTCTTTGAGCCGCTCCACATCCTCGTCGGACAACAACGGTTCGGCAGAGTTGATAACGACGACACCGCCTTCCTTGACTCCAGAATAAAAAGGCATGGTGTAACTTTTCCCCATGGTGATGACCTGGGGATGAAAGACTTGAATGACATCGGGAAACACTAATTCCCCGCGGTCATAGATCCGCTCGATACCGATCCGACAGTAACTCTCGGCCGGTGCCATACGCTTCTCAGCACCAAAGAATGGGTTGGAAATAGAGAACTTACCGTCCCGGTTGGCAGCCATGGCTAAGACGTGTGCGGCAGTAACCGCACCCTGTCCCCCTAAGCCGGACATCCGGATATTCAATCGTCTTTTTATCATATCGAACCTCCGGTCTAATTACGCTGTTGCTTGGCCCGCCAGCTGCTTGGCGGCGGCTTTTCGTTCCTTGTCCTTTGCCGCTAACTCGGCAAGCAATTGTTTGGCTGGTTCGCTGACGTATTCCTTATAAGCGAACCGTTCGGTCGGCTTTTCAGAATCGCGCATTTCTTGTAAGCCTTCCATGCTGTTCTTGCCGATCTCCAATATACAGGGCGTGTACAACTGTAGGTAGGTTGGCCCAATTTCACGAGCAATATGCACGGCGTTACGGATGACTTTTTCGACGAGCGAAGGTTTGCTGACCGTGCAGTTCACAACATAGTGGCAGCCGGACTCCCGGGCGATTTCAGGCAACCGCACTTTTTCGAAGAGCTTTCCGACTGGTGCCATCTTCGCGACAAAGCCCTTCTGCATGAGTCCGCTTTCCTGGCCACCGGTGTTGGCGTAGAGTTCATTATCGAAACAAATGGTCGTGAATTTTTCCTGACGGAACCAGGCCTGCAAGGTCATGTCAAGCCCGATATCCACAGTCGCGCCGTCTCCGGCTAGGACCACGACATCTTTTGTCCGGTCCGGGAATCGAACACTCAAAGCACGTTTCAGACCGGACGCGATGGCGTTCTGGTTGCCGAAAAGAGAGTGGATATTATGAACAGCGACCATCGGGAAGACCAAGCTTGTACAACCAGTTGAGCCGACCATGACAGTATCTTCTGGATTCGGGAGGGAAGCGAGAATGTATCGGAAGGCCATAGACTCTGGACAGCCAGCGCACAGCGAGTGTTGCTCGATGAGCTCTTTCGATGTTCCGATGTCTTTCCACCCTCGATCCTCTTTGCCATATGTGGAGCTCTTGACGAGGTCTTGATAGTCTGACGGCATGATGTCGAAAAGATCTTCAGAAATTTTTATTTTCTCTTTGCTCATATAAATCTCCTCAAAGTCGCTCGTGGGAGCGACCGTGTTTGAGTTGTATGGTACTCAGCTTCCACGACCAGCCATGACAAAGGATTTGTGGAGTCCTAATGTCGTTTTGATCTCGTTGACAATGATCTCTGGTGGCATGGTCATGCCTCCGCAAACATGCGGGCCAGCGTGTACACGCTCATGGTTGGGAATGGTGGCCTTGATTTCTTTGGCCAGCCAACCGGTTACGTTAAATTCTGGGACAAAAATGTGCTTAGCATTCTTCGTGGCCTCCCGGATCTCTTCTTCCGGCCAAGGACGAAGGGTTTTCACCTTTACGAGGCCGCACCGCACGCCTTCTTCTTCCAGGAGGCGGATGGCTTCTCGCCCCTGAGACACGGCCGTACCGGAAGCCACGATCATGATGTCAGCATCGGTATTTTCGGTGTCGATCAGGCCATCGAGCCAATGGATCGAATGTTTTCGGGAACGTTCCACCGCGGCCCAGATTTCTTGTTGCCAGCTGGCGTGCGTCGCATAACTGATGTAGTTGCTCTTCATCACAAAGGGATCACGCATCATGCGGACCGGTGGGCATTCCATGTCCATGCAGGGAACGGGCGAGCGATACGGATCGTACGGCGGCAAACACATATCTGCCGGTGTCAGGTTTACGACGTCTTTTGTATGCGTGACGAAAAATCCATCGCAGCAGAGGGCCAGTGGGAGGTGCACATCAGGCTCCTCCGATACCATGTAGCCTTTAAGAATCCAGTCGAAAAAGTCCTGTGCGGTTTCTGCATGCCACACCAACATGCCAGTGTTCAACAAATAGGCAATTTCCAATGTGTCTGGCTGGATCGATAGGGGTGAATTGATCCCACGGCAGGTGACAATCATTTGGATCGGCAACCGTGCACCGGACCACATCGGGAAGTTTTCCATCGCACGCATGGTGCCCGGTCCGGCCGTCGTCGTGAATACGCGGGCTCCTCCAAACGCGGCACCGGCACATTGCGACATGACGGCGAATTCGCTTTCGCCTCGGAAGTAGTCGCCGATATAACCTTCGGCAAAAAGTTCGCCGATCAAAGCGGCAGCTTCGCTCTGGGGCGTGATGGGATAGGCGATCATGACATCACAGCTCGCCCGCCGGAGCGCTTCCTTGATGACCTCGCTCCCCGTAAAAAACGATGGAGTGCGCGGGGCTTCATTCATCATTTTCCAGGTATCAGTAAAAGTCTGTCCCTTTTTGTTCTGCGTTCCGATGACTGACCGTGTATCTGCCATGGACTAGCTCCTTTCACTCTTTACGGAATCTCAAACGACTAGTTCGAGGCTCCACTCTTGGCTGATGTCAGCCGTGGTTGGACCGTCCCTTTCAATTTTCTCACCCAATCGGCCAATTTCATAATCTTTTCTACGGATGCGTCGCGAAACGAGAGCATCGCGTCTTCATGGCCAGCTTGGGCGCACATTGCGATCGTATAACAGGAGGTTCCCCCTCTAATGATTTTCAGCGAGAGGTTTGCTTGGTGGCAATGCACACCAACGAACATGCAACAGTCGATCTTGTTATGCCAGATGGTCAAATTCGGGTGGTTCGGATTGATTTCGACTTCGGGGTCAATCTTTGGATACTTCGGCCGGTAATCCGGCATCGGGATCAACATGGGACTTTGTCCAGGTTGAACGCATTCCTTTAGTGTGTTGTAAAGCTGCCGAATTGCGGCGGCCTTCTTGGCGGCCTTCTCATTCCAAGCCCATAAGACGAGGGGGCCAGGGAAGATGGTCGGGACTTTGGCCATCAGGAATTGCTTGGCCGCCTCTTCATAGGCCTTTTCTTCCGAAGCGATCACGCCGTTAATGTGGGCTTCCCCAGGATTCGGCAATCGAATCCCCATGCTTGCGGCGGCTGGTGGGAGAAAGTGTTCCGGTCCTGGCAGCACACGATAATCACTCATCACAATATCCTACACTCCGAGAAAATTAAGGTTAATGAAAATACAATCAACTACGGTACTTTAAGGTGTTTCCCTGTTGTTCCGCAACATCTCAGAAGGCCCACCTTGAGGAGATTTCGGGCCAAGATTTGCAGAGAGTTTAGGTCCTTTGTCCCCACTCAACAGTTGTGACGTAGTGAGGCGTGGTTAACAAAGCCCTTCGCATTATAGGTATTGCTCTTTTGGATTGTCAAATCAGTCACTGAACATATGCGGGATGGCTGCCTACCACAGCTGTCCGGAAGAAATCCAAAATGAATGACTGAATCCCGGTAAGGAAACTGATCAGGGCAGTTGTTCGCAGGCCTCTGTCGCCCCGAGCCTGCACGCATGTTCATAATCGTCTTTTGCCAAGCGTCCCTGGAGTTGGTCATGGTACAGTTTGGCTCGAGCCAGGAGAGCAGGCCTATTCGCAGGGTCTGCTCGCAGGATCGCGCTGAGATCATCGATCGCCAGCATCGGCCGCTTCAATGTCTTGTAGATCTCACTTCTCAAAAAATAGGCTTCCTTTTGGTAAGAAAGCCAACTGTCCGAAATAGAGGGGAGCAAGCACTTTTTCAAGGTTGTAAGGGCGGAGCTCCACTGTTTCAGCTCGACGAGCTTACGGGCCTCAGCGGTATACAGAGTAATGAGACGGTGACGGGCGAGGTCGAAGAAAGGATTTAATTCAAGGGCTTGTTCGAAAAACTGGGCTGCTTGTTCAGAGCGATTCAGCCATGTATTGACGTCGCCTTGCCCAAGAAGTACCCAGGCGTTGTGGGAATCCATGAGGAGGGCGCGGTCGAAATCCATCCGTGCATTATCAACATACTCGGAGTATTCGCTGGGCCTGGATCGATTCGAATACGCAGCCGATGCGAGTCTAAGATAGGTCTGGCCTCGTATGATCAGGGGCTCGATGGAATGGGGGTCTATCACCGCAGCCTGTGAGACCAAGTCAAGTTTCTTGGGAAGATGTTGGGTTGACAGTGCTTTCTCGACTAACCTCTGGGCTTGTTCACGAGCACCATGCGTGCGACTAGCCGGCTCGATATGAAGCGTTCGTACCCCAGAACGACGGGACCTCAGCTCGTCAAGTTGATTTTTGAGCTCCGCATTTTCCTTTTGGAGACGGCGAAAGTGATCAGCCAGTCGTTGCTCAGCCTGCCACCTTTGGATTGCAGCCTGGAGATGGTCTAGGTCGACTACTGCACGAATACGCACGTAGAAACTTGGTCGATCATCTAAAAAGGAACGGCGTGCTTCCAGGATCTCCGTTCTGGTGATCGCTGCCGCAATGGTTCGTACCTCCAGTGAACTTGTTTGAGTGCTTGTGCCCAGTACGGATCGTTCGAGATCGTGGAAAGTTGATTCGATGTACAGCCCGGCCTCCTCGACGGCTCTCCGTTGCGCCCGCTGGAGTACCCGTTCTTCGGCGATCGCAAGCGTGTCACCATCCCCCATCACGTAGCTCCCCTCGGCTATCACTGTAGTTTGAGAGGCGTTGACGAGAGAAGAAAATCCAAGGAGAACGATGGGAAAACTGACCAGGGTACCTAGGAAAGCAGGCCTCAGGTTCATGGGTAAACTATACCGCTCAGTTGTAGGTTGGACAATGCTGGGAAAGGCAGGTAGCTGAAGGAACCTTCTGGTGCGCGGGTGCAGAGCGGTGTTCAGGGGTTACGGAACTTTTGGTAAAACTTGCATAAATGGATGGACTTCATATCGCTCGTAGACGCCATGAACCGTGTATGGATCATGACGGGCGAACTCCTCTGCTTCTTCCTGTGTCTTGAACTCTAGCACCAACAAGCTTCCAGCTTTGTCGGTAAGCGGGCCAGCAAGGACCACTCGCCCCTGCGTCTCTAGTGGCTCAAGATTACTTAAATGAGCCGACCGATGGACCTTACGCTTGGCTTCCCCTTCAGGACCGTCATAGCCGATGATCACAAACTTCATGTCTTTCTAACTCTCGCGATTGAGGTTTAGGTAGGTGCAGGCTCAGATTGTCTATGGCGATAGACTTGGCTAAGTGTGTTCTTCTTCGATCGGGCAACGATCCTTGTAGCCACTCGTGACTTCGTGCCACCAGCGAACCTCGCTCTCACCCAGTCTCCAGCAAAGATACACGACGCGGCCGTTACGAATATGGGGGAAATCACACAGGCCAAGGTCGATGTCCTTCACGACAACCCCTAGCTCATGGATCGTGTGAAGGTTGGTGCTGATGTCTTGGAGGCTTTTCACATAACGTGCACCAACTGCCGTCCCACCTCCTAGTAGAGCATTTGCCGAAGCTTTGCCGACTTCCTCTCGGGTGCTTATCAGTATGGCCTTACATGTCTGGACAGTCGACAAGTGAGCCTGCAGCTGTGGGATCAGCTGGTTCGCTTCGAACAGGGAGAAGACGCGGTCCGGACTGGTTTCGTTTTCGTCGCGTGCCATCGGGATATCTCTGATACTTGTCAGTTGTCTAACACACTTCAGTTTCACTGAACAACACTCGGGATATTGGAATGTGTCACATGCCTGATACGACAAGGTCAAAATCAAGTTGCCAGTTGACAATCAGATGTTGCCTGGGTATCATCACCCCAACGTTAGATGGGCTCTTATTAGCAAGCTGATTCTCTCCACCTGAAGAATTCAACTTCCGAATCTACTCTCGACCAAAATCTGGTAGCAGTGAGAATGAGTTTGAAGTTAGTTGGCCATCCATCCAAAGGCTTTTCTGAGGCCGTAGACATCGCAAGAACTAGAGACAGCATCATTATTTCTATATATAAAATAAATAGCGAACTTCCATAAGTTTTTCCAACCCAACGGACCAGAATCTAAGCTCGTCACCAACGATAAAATCACGTTTTGCTAATGGTCACTCAGCCTGAGCGAATTACTTTAAACTGAAGCCGAGCCAAAGCTCGAGAGGAGTCGTATGTCAGTAGCTAAGGGGGAAGTAATGCATCTCGCAGAATTGAAGCAGAAATCCATTGCCGACCTGAATGATGTGGCTCGGGATCTGAAAATAGAAGGTGCCGCCAATTTACGTAAGCAAGAGCTCATCTTTGCGATTCTCCAAGCCCAGACCGAAAAAAACGGATCGGTATATGGGGAGGGTGTCCTTGAAACTCTTCCTGATGGATTCGGCTTCCTCCGTGCGCCGGACTCCAATTATCTGCCGGGTCCTGACGACATCTACATCTCTCCCTCACAAATTCGGCGATTTAACCTTCGCACGGGCGACATCGTGTCTGGCCAAATACGGCCTCCCAAAGAAAGTGAACGGTATTTTGCGCTCCTCAAGGTCGAAAAAGTTAATTACGAAGATCCTGAGGTGGCGCGGGACAAGATTCTATTCGACAACCTTACGCCGTTGTATCCCGAAGAGCGGCTTAACCTGGAGTTTGATCGTGAGGAGTATTGCACCCGTGTGATGGATCTGACGACACCAATAGGTAAAGGTCAACGGGGGTTGATCGTAGCGGCTCCTCGTACCGGGAAAACGATGCTGTTACAGGCGATTGCTCGAGCCATCCTAAAAAATCATCAAGAGGTGACGCTGATCGTGTTGCTCATTGATGAACGTCCGGAAGAAGTCACTGACTGGCAGCGACAGGTGAAGGCGGAGGTGATCAGCTCTACCTTTGATGAACCGGCTCAACGGCATGCCCAAGTCGCTGAAATGGTACTTGAGAAAGCTAAGCGGCTCGTCGAACACAAGAAGGATGTCGTCATCCTGCTGGACAGCATCACTCGCTTGGCTCGTGCCTATAACACCATTGCACCACCAAGCGGGAAGGTGCTCTCAGGGGGGCTTGATTCCAACGCCTTGCAGCGGCCGAAACGATTCTTTGGCGCGGCTCGAAATATTGAAAATGGCGGAAGCTTGACCATTATGGCGACCGCGTTGGTAGATACCGGCAGTCGAATGGACGATGTGATTTTCGAAGAATTCAAGGGAACCGGAAACATGGAGGTTCACCTGGATCGGCGTCTTGCGGATAAGCGTCTCTTCCCGGCCATCGATATCAGCCAGTCCGGGACGAGAAAAGAAGAGTTGCTGGTGGATAAAGATCGGCTTAACAAAATGTGGATCCTCCGAAAGGTCCTCAGCCCCTTGGGCACCATGGAGGCGATGGAATTCCTTATGGACAAGATCAGCGGCACCAAGAATAATCAAGAGTTCCTGCAATCGATGAATCGGTAGAGGCGCTTGTATCTTGTGCGCCCTTCAGATAAAGTGTCGCCCCTTAGGAAAGGGGCGGAATCGATTCTCACTCTATTCGGCAAGGAGTCGTAGGTATGCAGAAGGGTATACATCCAGTCTATCGCGAAGCCACTGTTCATTGCGCGTGCGGGAATTCATTCAAGACTCGGACGACCATTGGCAATATCAGTGTGGATATCTGTTCGAAATGCCACCCATTCTTCACCGGAACGCAGAAAATAGTCGACACAGAGGGGCGGGTCGAACGGTTTAAGAAGAAGTACGCGAAGAAGGGCAAGTAGCACACCACCATGGCTTAGGAAGAGACCCTGCTTCGTGTTTGAAGCAGGGTCTCTTTTTTTATGACCGTTCCCAAGGTAGAGGGTGATCGCGTGGAAGCCGTGTTACTGAAAAAGTGGGAGAGTCTTACCTCAAGGTTTCATGAGCTGACCGATCAGCTCATGGATCCGTCCGTCATCAGTCAACCGAACTTGTTGCACAAGCTAAGTAAGGAGCGCACTGACCTGGAGCCGGCTGCCAAATTGTTTGACCAGTACGGTGACTATGTAAAACAGCTGCAAGAGACAAGGCAGATTCTCGCCGATCCTTCAGCCGGGAGCGAACTGCACAAGTTAGCGGCAGACGAAGAGCGCGAGTTGGAGCAGCGACAAGCGGAAATCGAGGAGCGCGTCAGAGATTTTTTGATCCCCAAAGACCCGCGAGACGAAAAAAGCCTGGTGCTCGAAATCCGAGCGGGGACGGGTGGGGATGAAGCGGGGCTGTTTGCCGGTGAGCTCTTTCGGTTGTACGGTAAGTATGCGGAAAAGAAAGGGCTTAAAATTGATACAGTGGAGGCGTCAGAAACCGGCATTGGGGGTTACAAAAACATCGTCGCATTAATTGAGGGCAAGGGAGCCTTCGGTCATTTTAGATACGAGGCGGGTGTACATCGAGTTCAGCGGGTTCCTGTTACGGAAGCAAGTGGTCGCGTTCATACTTCGACGGTTACGGTGGCGGTCATGCCGGAAGTCGACGAAGTAGATGTCCACATTGATTCAAAGGACTTACGGATCGACACCTATTGCTCGTCCGGCGCCGGCGGGCAGAGCGTGAACACCACTTATTCAGCCGTTCGCATCACGCACCTTCCGACCGGCGTGGTGGTGACCTGTCAGGATGAGCGGTCTCAGTTGAAGAACCGGACGAAAGCTATGCGGACATTGCGTGCCAGAATTGTGGAGGCTGAACGGGAAAAGCAAGAGGCAGAGATTGCTCAAAACAGGAAGTCCCAAGTGGGGAGCGGGGAGCGGAGCGAAAAAATTCGGACCTATAATTTTCCGCAAAACCGGGTGACGGATCACCGCGTCGGCGTGACCCTCCACAAGCTGGAATTAGTCATGGAAGGTGACCTGGATGAAATCGTCCAGGCTTTGAAAGCGCAACAGCAGCAGGCAGAAACAGCGAAGGTGTAGTCCGGATGACAGCCATCCTGGAAGATCCAAAAACCGTCGGTGAACTTGTCGCGTGGGCGCGCCGGTCCCTAGATGCGGCTGGAACGGAAAATGTGGCTCAAGAAGCCTTGTGGCTGTTGGCCGCTGCTCTTGAGGTACAGCATCATCTATTGGCCAGCCGAACGGAGCAACCAGTGAGCGTTGAGCAGTTAGTGCGAGCGAAAACGCTGGTGTCGAGGCGTGTGGCGCGAGAGCCCATACAGTATATTTTGGGAACCCAGGAGTTTTGCGGACTCGACTTTGTCGTGAATGCCTCCGTCTTAATCCCTCGACCGGAAACTGAGCTGTTGGTTCAGGTGGTGCTCAAGGAGGGAGGGCTGGTAGAAGGTACGACGCTGGTCGATGTAGGAACCGGGTCCGGGTGCATTGCTGTGACACTTGCCACCATCCTCGATGGCGTCCGAATTCTCGCAGTAGACTGCTCTGCCGACACGTTGGCGGTTGCAAGAAGCAATGCCATGCAACATGGAGTGGGAGAAAAAATCGAATGGCTCAAGGGAGATCTCTTGGATCCTCTGCGTGATCGAAACCTGATCGGAGCAGTTGACGTCATTGTCTCGAATCCTCCGTATATCGCTGAAGGAGCATGGGATCAACTCCAACCCGAAGTACAAAGATTTGAACCGCGAGTAGCCTTGCTTGCCGGGCAGAAAGGGACTGAGTTCCATGAACGATTGTTCCGTACCGGCAAGGAGTTCTTGGCGCCTGATGGGATGCTGGTGATGGAAATGGGGCAAGGCCAGCTTCCGCTCGTGCAACAGGCAGCAGGTCAGGTCGGCGGCTACACAGGTCTGCAAACCGTTAAAGACGAGGCCGGTATCGAACGTGTCATGATCGCCCGGCGTGCAGGTTCGGTATCCGGCCATGGATGAGATTCTTATCAATGGCGGAAAGCGGTTATGCGGAGAAGTCCGCATCAGCGGTGCCAAAAATTCAGCGCTTCCCATCCTAGCCTCGACACTTCTCGGGAGCGGGGAATGTGTCATCACGAATGTTCCAAGGGTTGTCGATGTATTAACAATGGGAAAGCTTCTGGGAATTCTGGGAGCCAAGGTGTCCCATGAGGGCAATCGCGCGGTCATCCAAACTGGCACGATTCACTGTACCGAAGCCCCCTACGATCTAGTCAAGACCATGCGGGCATCCGTATTAGTGTTGGGGCCATTGCTGGCCCGCTGGGGCGAAGCCAAGGTTTCTCTTCCCGGCGGTTGTGCGATCGGCTCACGGCCCGTCAATCTTCATCTGGCCGGGTTGACCAAGCTGGGAGCCGATATCTCCATAGACCATGGCTATATCACAGCCAAAGCGACCAGGCTCAGGGGTGGACGCATTTACTGTGATACGCCAACAGTCACCGGGACAGAAAATCTCATGATGGCGGCCACACTTGCCGAAGGGACAACGGTGCTAGAAAATGCGGCCAAAGAGCCCGAGATCCTGGATCTGGCCGATTTCCTCATCAAGCGTGGTGCAAGAATTCATGGAGCAGGAACGGATGTCATTACGGTTG
This genomic window contains:
- a CDS encoding pyruvate ferredoxin oxidoreductase, with the protein product MYNVAQVIDEKCTAKKGCRLCIMYCPEANCLDLNTSKMVAEVTIDRCKGCELCVIVCDAAKHFAISMQAVSATGQLMTKKGESAALGQAYQG
- a CDS encoding 2-oxoacid:acceptor oxidoreductase family protein, which gives rise to MIKRRLNIRMSGLGGQGAVTAAHVLAMAANRDGKFSISNPFFGAEKRMAPAESYCRIGIERIYDRGELVFPDVIQVFHPQVITMGKSYTMPFYSGVKEGGVVVINSAEPLLSDEDVERLKELNVAVFYIAGTELAIEVAGTELSTNMAMIGSVSGITKCVSMEALDGALQERFGKKFVASGGTASLDEAIKKKFAKKEMLLAKNLATVKAAYEIASEWADKNKVELRVGNPAVAA
- the rpmE gene encoding 50S ribosomal protein L31 gives rise to the protein MQKGIHPVYREATVHCACGNSFKTRTTIGNISVDICSKCHPFFTGTQKIVDTEGRVERFKKKYAKKGK
- the rho gene encoding transcription termination factor Rho → MHLAELKQKSIADLNDVARDLKIEGAANLRKQELIFAILQAQTEKNGSVYGEGVLETLPDGFGFLRAPDSNYLPGPDDIYISPSQIRRFNLRTGDIVSGQIRPPKESERYFALLKVEKVNYEDPEVARDKILFDNLTPLYPEERLNLEFDREEYCTRVMDLTTPIGKGQRGLIVAAPRTGKTMLLQAIARAILKNHQEVTLIVLLIDERPEEVTDWQRQVKAEVISSTFDEPAQRHAQVAEMVLEKAKRLVEHKKDVVILLDSITRLARAYNTIAPPSGKVLSGGLDSNALQRPKRFFGAARNIENGGSLTIMATALVDTGSRMDDVIFEEFKGTGNMEVHLDRRLADKRLFPAIDISQSGTRKEELLVDKDRLNKMWILRKVLSPLGTMEAMEFLMDKISGTKNNQEFLQSMNR
- a CDS encoding ferredoxin oxidoreductase, which encodes MSKEKIKISEDLFDIMPSDYQDLVKSSTYGKEDRGWKDIGTSKELIEQHSLCAGCPESMAFRYILASLPNPEDTVMVGSTGCTSLVFPMVAVHNIHSLFGNQNAIASGLKRALSVRFPDRTKDVVVLAGDGATVDIGLDMTLQAWFRQEKFTTICFDNELYANTGGQESGLMQKGFVAKMAPVGKLFEKVRLPEIARESGCHYVVNCTVSKPSLVEKVIRNAVHIAREIGPTYLQLYTPCILEIGKNSMEGLQEMRDSEKPTERFAYKEYVSEPAKQLLAELAAKDKERKAAAKQLAGQATA
- a CDS encoding carbon monoxide dehydrogenase, with amino-acid sequence MSDYRVLPGPEHFLPPAAASMGIRLPNPGEAHINGVIASEEKAYEEAAKQFLMAKVPTIFPGPLVLWAWNEKAAKKAAAIRQLYNTLKECVQPGQSPMLIPMPDYRPKYPKIDPEVEINPNHPNLTIWHNKIDCCMFVGVHCHQANLSLKIIRGGTSCYTIAMCAQAGHEDAMLSFRDASVEKIMKLADWVRKLKGTVQPRLTSAKSGASN
- the prmC gene encoding peptide chain release factor N(5)-glutamine methyltransferase; translation: MTAILEDPKTVGELVAWARRSLDAAGTENVAQEALWLLAAALEVQHHLLASRTEQPVSVEQLVRAKTLVSRRVAREPIQYILGTQEFCGLDFVVNASVLIPRPETELLVQVVLKEGGLVEGTTLVDVGTGSGCIAVTLATILDGVRILAVDCSADTLAVARSNAMQHGVGEKIEWLKGDLLDPLRDRNLIGAVDVIVSNPPYIAEGAWDQLQPEVQRFEPRVALLAGQKGTEFHERLFRTGKEFLAPDGMLVMEMGQGQLPLVQQAAGQVGGYTGLQTVKDEAGIERVMIARRAGSVSGHG
- a CDS encoding ferredoxin oxidoreductase yields the protein MADTRSVIGTQNKKGQTFTDTWKMMNEAPRTPSFFTGSEVIKEALRRASCDVMIAYPITPQSEAAALIGELFAEGYIGDYFRGESEFAVMSQCAGAAFGGARVFTTTAGPGTMRAMENFPMWSGARLPIQMIVTCRGINSPLSIQPDTLEIAYLLNTGMLVWHAETAQDFFDWILKGYMVSEEPDVHLPLALCCDGFFVTHTKDVVNLTPADMCLPPYDPYRSPVPCMDMECPPVRMMRDPFVMKSNYISYATHASWQQEIWAAVERSRKHSIHWLDGLIDTENTDADIMIVASGTAVSQGREAIRLLEEEGVRCGLVKVKTLRPWPEEEIREATKNAKHIFVPEFNVTGWLAKEIKATIPNHERVHAGPHVCGGMTMPPEIIVNEIKTTLGLHKSFVMAGRGS
- the prfA gene encoding peptide chain release factor 1; translation: MTVPKVEGDRVEAVLLKKWESLTSRFHELTDQLMDPSVISQPNLLHKLSKERTDLEPAAKLFDQYGDYVKQLQETRQILADPSAGSELHKLAADEERELEQRQAEIEERVRDFLIPKDPRDEKSLVLEIRAGTGGDEAGLFAGELFRLYGKYAEKKGLKIDTVEASETGIGGYKNIVALIEGKGAFGHFRYEAGVHRVQRVPVTEASGRVHTSTVTVAVMPEVDEVDVHIDSKDLRIDTYCSSGAGGQSVNTTYSAVRITHLPTGVVVTCQDERSQLKNRTKAMRTLRARIVEAEREKQEAEIAQNRKSQVGSGERSEKIRTYNFPQNRVTDHRVGVTLHKLELVMEGDLDEIVQALKAQQQQAETAKV
- a CDS encoding DUF2203 domain-containing protein, whose translation is MARDENETSPDRVFSLFEANQLIPQLQAHLSTVQTCKAILISTREEVGKASANALLGGGTAVGARYVKSLQDISTNLHTIHELGVVVKDIDLGLCDFPHIRNGRVVYLCWRLGESEVRWWHEVTSGYKDRCPIEEEHT
- the murA gene encoding UDP-N-acetylglucosamine 1-carboxyvinyltransferase, whose amino-acid sequence is MDEILINGGKRLCGEVRISGAKNSALPILASTLLGSGECVITNVPRVVDVLTMGKLLGILGAKVSHEGNRAVIQTGTIHCTEAPYDLVKTMRASVLVLGPLLARWGEAKVSLPGGCAIGSRPVNLHLAGLTKLGADISIDHGYITAKATRLRGGRIYCDTPTVTGTENLMMAATLAEGTTVLENAAKEPEILDLADFLIKRGARIHGAGTDVITVEGVRELHGGDHEVIPDRIEAGTYLAAAAITRGDVTVTHCRPSHLEAVLMKMREAGAEIREEKDAVRLTMPNGLRGTDVRTLPFPGFPTDMQAQMAALMSLAEGTSVVTETVFESRFMHVEELRRMGAHIRVEGNRLVVTGCQKLTGAPVMASDLRASAGLIVAGLAAEGATQVQRVYHLDRGYERIEEKLGALGASIQRQPAGVV